The following are encoded together in the Streptomyces sp. NBC_00341 genome:
- a CDS encoding pyridoxamine 5'-phosphate oxidase family protein — MGKTYERIDGRLRTFIEEQHIFFTATAPLDGDGTVNLSPKGVSGSFVVLDEQRVAYLDFAGSNAETVAHLRENGRITLMWCAFQGPPTIVRVHGRGEPVFRDDDRFPGLLGRFDGVDASRHGLRAIIVVTAELIRDSCGYAVPFMSYNEDRPLHAKRFSRDDDDSLSAYFAKKDHIATSIDGLPGLPLPLPAMPPAQ, encoded by the coding sequence ATGGGAAAGACATACGAACGCATCGACGGGCGGCTGCGGACCTTCATCGAGGAGCAGCACATCTTCTTCACGGCGACCGCGCCGCTGGACGGTGACGGCACGGTCAACCTCTCCCCCAAGGGCGTCAGCGGCTCCTTCGTGGTGCTGGACGAACAGCGCGTGGCGTACCTGGACTTCGCCGGGAGCAATGCGGAGACCGTGGCCCATCTGCGCGAGAACGGCCGGATCACCCTGATGTGGTGCGCCTTCCAGGGGCCGCCGACCATCGTGCGGGTGCACGGCAGAGGTGAGCCGGTCTTCCGCGACGACGACCGCTTCCCGGGTCTGCTCGGGAGGTTCGACGGGGTGGACGCCTCCCGGCACGGGCTGCGGGCGATCATCGTGGTGACCGCCGAGCTGATCCGGGACAGCTGCGGATACGCGGTCCCCTTCATGTCGTACAACGAGGACCGGCCGCTGCACGCCAAACGCTTCTCGCGTGACGACGACGACTCGCTCAGCGCCTACTTCGCCAAGAAGGACCACATCGCCACCAGCATCGACGGGCTGCCGGGACTGCCGCTCCCGCTGCCCGCCATGCCGCCCGCGCAGTGA
- the argJ gene encoding bifunctional glutamate N-acetyltransferase/amino-acid acetyltransferase ArgJ yields the protein MSVTAAQGFSAAGIAAGIKDSGNPDLALVVNNGPRRAAAGVFTSNRVKAAPVRWSEQVLKGGAVTAVVLNSGGANACTGPQGFQDTHTTAEKAAEVLGGHSAGEIAVASTGLIGLLLPMDKLLPGIEKAAAVLSEHGGEKAAIAIKTTDTVHKTAVAGGEGWTVGGMAKGAGMLAPGLATMLVVLTTDADVDTAGLDAALRAATRTTFDRVDSDGCMSTNDTVLLLASGASGITPEQAEFAEAVRTVCDDLARQLIGDAEGASKDIRIEVVNAATEDDAVEVGRSIARNNLLKCAIHGEDPNWGRVLSAIGTTKAAFEPDELNVAINDVWVCKNGGVGEDRDLVDMRYREVRITADLAAGTESAVIWANDLTADYVHENSAYSS from the coding sequence GTGAGCGTCACGGCAGCACAGGGGTTCTCGGCGGCGGGCATCGCCGCCGGAATCAAGGACAGCGGTAACCCGGACCTGGCCCTCGTGGTCAACAACGGTCCGCGTCGCGCCGCCGCGGGCGTCTTCACCTCCAACCGTGTCAAGGCCGCTCCCGTCCGCTGGTCGGAGCAGGTCCTCAAGGGCGGCGCGGTGACCGCCGTCGTCCTCAACTCCGGTGGCGCCAACGCCTGTACGGGCCCTCAGGGCTTCCAGGACACCCACACCACCGCCGAGAAGGCCGCCGAGGTCCTGGGCGGCCACAGCGCCGGCGAGATCGCCGTCGCCTCGACCGGTCTCATCGGGCTGCTGCTCCCCATGGACAAGCTCCTGCCGGGCATCGAGAAGGCCGCGGCGGTCCTGAGCGAGCACGGCGGCGAGAAGGCCGCCATCGCCATCAAGACCACCGACACCGTGCACAAGACCGCCGTCGCGGGCGGCGAGGGCTGGACCGTCGGCGGAATGGCCAAGGGCGCCGGCATGCTGGCCCCCGGCCTCGCCACCATGCTCGTCGTGCTCACCACCGACGCCGACGTGGACACCGCCGGACTGGACGCCGCGCTGCGCGCCGCCACCCGCACCACCTTCGACCGGGTCGACTCCGACGGCTGCATGTCCACCAACGACACCGTGCTGCTGCTGGCCTCCGGCGCCTCCGGAATCACCCCGGAGCAGGCGGAGTTCGCCGAGGCCGTGCGGACCGTCTGCGACGACCTGGCCCGGCAGCTGATCGGGGACGCCGAAGGCGCGTCCAAGGACATCCGGATCGAGGTCGTCAACGCCGCGACCGAGGACGACGCCGTCGAGGTGGGCCGCTCCATCGCCCGTAACAACCTCCTCAAGTGCGCCATCCACGGCGAGGACCCCAACTGGGGCCGGGTGCTGTCCGCCATCGGCACGACGAAGGCCGCCTTCGAGCCGGACGAGCTGAACGTCGCCATCAACGACGTCTGGGTCTGCAAGAACGGTGGGGTGGGCGAGGACCGCGACCTCGTCGACATGCGCTACCGGGAGGTCAGGATCACCGCCGACCTCGCCGCGGGCACCGAGTCGGCCGTCATCTGGGCCAACGACCTCACCGCGGACTACGTCCACGAGAACAGCGCGTACAGCTCATGA
- the argB gene encoding acetylglutamate kinase gives MTTARKHTALPKAQILIEALPWLTRHNGKTVVIKFGGNAMIDEELKAAFAQDVVFLRHAGLKPVVVHGGGPQISAQLDKQGLVSEFKAGLRVTTPEAMDVVRMVLAGQVQRELVGLLNQHGPLAVGMTGEDAHTITAIQHRPVIDGEAVDIGRVGEITAIDTGAIQALLDDGRIPVISSIARSAEDNHVYNVNADTAAAALAAALNAETLMVLTDVEGLYEDWPNSDDVISRLTATELEKLLPELSSGMVPKMQGCLHAVRNGVETARVIDGRVQHSILLEIFTDEGIGTMVVPDAQGEA, from the coding sequence ATGACCACCGCGCGGAAGCACACCGCACTCCCGAAGGCGCAGATCCTCATCGAGGCGCTGCCCTGGCTGACCCGGCACAACGGCAAGACCGTCGTCATCAAGTTCGGCGGCAACGCCATGATCGACGAGGAGCTGAAGGCCGCCTTCGCGCAGGACGTCGTCTTCCTGCGGCACGCGGGCCTCAAGCCCGTCGTCGTGCACGGCGGCGGCCCGCAGATCAGCGCCCAGCTCGACAAGCAGGGCCTGGTCAGCGAGTTCAAGGCCGGACTGCGCGTCACCACGCCGGAGGCGATGGACGTCGTACGGATGGTGCTCGCCGGACAGGTCCAGCGCGAGCTGGTGGGCCTGCTCAACCAGCACGGGCCGCTCGCCGTCGGCATGACCGGCGAGGACGCCCACACCATCACCGCCATCCAGCACCGGCCCGTCATCGACGGCGAGGCCGTCGACATCGGCCGGGTCGGGGAGATCACCGCCATCGACACCGGGGCCATCCAGGCACTCCTGGACGACGGCCGCATCCCGGTCATCTCCTCCATCGCCCGCTCGGCGGAGGACAACCACGTCTACAACGTCAACGCCGACACCGCGGCCGCCGCGCTCGCCGCCGCGCTCAACGCCGAGACGCTGATGGTCCTCACCGACGTCGAGGGCCTCTACGAGGACTGGCCCAACAGCGACGACGTGATCAGCCGCCTCACGGCCACCGAACTGGAGAAGCTCCTGCCGGAGCTCTCCAGCGGCATGGTGCCCAAGATGCAGGGCTGCCTGCACGCCGTGCGCAACGGCGTCGAGACCGCCCGGGTCATCGACGGCCGGGTCCAGCACTCGATCCTGCTGGAGATCTTCACCGACGAGGGAATCGGCACGATGGTCGTGCCCGACGCACAGGGGGAAGCATGA
- a CDS encoding arginine repressor produces MTEAQESEHGGPSVPQTRTARHRRIVDILNRLPVRSQSQLAKLLGDDGLSVTQATLSRDLDELGAVKIRNTGGELIYAVPSEGGFRTPHAPLGGSAKEERMRRLSAELLISAEASANLVVLRTPPGAAQFLASSIDQAELHDILGTIAGDDTLMLISRDPAGGQALADHLLRLAQNDR; encoded by the coding sequence ATGACCGAGGCGCAGGAATCCGAGCACGGCGGGCCGTCCGTGCCGCAGACCCGCACCGCACGCCACCGCCGGATCGTGGACATCCTGAACCGGCTGCCGGTGCGCTCGCAGAGCCAGCTGGCCAAGCTCCTCGGCGACGACGGACTGAGCGTCACCCAGGCGACGCTCTCCCGGGACCTGGACGAACTGGGCGCGGTGAAGATCCGCAACACCGGCGGCGAGCTGATCTACGCGGTGCCGAGCGAGGGCGGTTTCCGCACCCCGCACGCACCGCTCGGCGGCTCCGCGAAGGAGGAGCGGATGCGGCGCCTCTCCGCCGAACTGCTCATCTCGGCGGAGGCCTCGGCCAACCTCGTGGTGCTGCGCACGCCTCCGGGCGCCGCCCAGTTCCTCGCCTCCTCCATCGACCAGGCCGAATTGCACGACATCCTCGGCACCATCGCCGGGGACGACACGCTGATGCTGATCAGCCGCGACCCGGCGGGCGGACAGGCGCTGGCCGACCATCTGCTGCGGCTCGCGCAGAACGACCGCTGA
- the argC gene encoding N-acetyl-gamma-glutamyl-phosphate reductase, whose product MVVRAAVAGASGYAGGELLRLLLVHPEVEIGALTANSNAGQPLGALQPHLRPLAGRVLQPTTPEVLAGHDVVFLALPHGQSAAVAEQLGDDVLVVDMGADFRLKDAADWEKFYASPHAGTWPYGLPELPGGRAGLAGTKRIAVPGCYPTAVSLALFPAYAAQLAEPEAVIVAASGTSGAGKAAKPHLLGSEVMGNMSPYGVGGVHRHTPEMIQNLSAAAGEPVTVSFTPTLAPMPRGILATCSAKAKPGVSAESLRAAYEKAFADEPFVDLLPEGQWPATAAVYGSNAVQIQVAYDEAAGRVIVISAIDNLAKGTAGGALQSMNIALGLPEDTGLSTIGVAP is encoded by the coding sequence ATGGTGGTACGTGCAGCGGTGGCAGGGGCGAGCGGATACGCCGGCGGGGAACTGCTGCGTCTTCTCCTGGTCCACCCGGAGGTCGAGATCGGGGCCCTCACCGCGAACTCCAACGCGGGACAGCCGCTCGGGGCGCTGCAGCCGCACCTGCGGCCGCTCGCCGGGCGGGTGCTTCAGCCGACCACGCCCGAGGTGCTCGCCGGGCACGACGTGGTCTTTCTCGCGCTGCCGCACGGGCAGTCCGCCGCCGTGGCGGAGCAGCTCGGTGACGACGTGCTCGTGGTGGACATGGGGGCCGACTTCCGGCTCAAGGACGCCGCGGACTGGGAGAAGTTCTACGCCTCGCCGCACGCCGGTACCTGGCCGTACGGACTGCCCGAACTGCCCGGCGGGCGGGCCGGGCTGGCGGGTACCAAGCGTATCGCGGTGCCCGGCTGCTACCCCACCGCCGTGTCCCTCGCGCTCTTCCCGGCGTACGCCGCCCAGCTCGCCGAGCCCGAGGCCGTGATCGTCGCCGCCTCCGGAACCTCCGGCGCGGGCAAGGCGGCCAAGCCGCATCTGCTCGGCTCCGAGGTGATGGGCAACATGTCGCCGTACGGCGTCGGCGGCGTCCACCGCCACACGCCCGAGATGATCCAGAACCTCAGCGCGGCGGCCGGTGAGCCGGTCACCGTGTCGTTCACGCCGACCCTCGCGCCGATGCCCCGCGGCATCCTCGCCACGTGCAGCGCGAAGGCGAAGCCGGGCGTGAGCGCCGAGTCCCTGCGCGCCGCGTACGAGAAGGCCTTCGCGGACGAGCCGTTCGTCGATCTGCTGCCCGAGGGGCAGTGGCCCGCGACCGCCGCCGTGTACGGCTCCAACGCCGTCCAGATCCAGGTCGCGTACGACGAGGCGGCGGGCCGCGTCATCGTGATCAGCGCCATCGACAACCTCGCCAAGGGCACCGCGGGCGGCGCCCTGCAGAGCATGAACATCGCCCTCGGACTCCCCGAGGACACAGGTCTTTCCACGATCGGAGTCGCACCGTGA
- a CDS encoding L,D-transpeptidase, whose amino-acid sequence MRRCLVAASALLALTALVGARPPADPPLPGRLADTGGGSQLITAEASATGATTGTVTWWSRRSGQWVAAGSAPARFGANGLAEGATRKQGTNTTPTGLYGLPYAFGVAAAPPGTRYPYRRVHNGSWWCQDNAARAYNRWVEPRPADCRASEAEHLITYPAQYARALLVGFNYERPVRGRGAGIFLHVNGRGATAGCVSVPAAAMDRILAWADPARHPHLAIGTRSGPTAITRY is encoded by the coding sequence ATGCGCAGATGTCTGGTCGCCGCTTCGGCACTCCTCGCCCTCACCGCCCTCGTCGGGGCCCGGCCGCCGGCGGACCCGCCGCTGCCCGGACGGCTGGCCGACACGGGCGGCGGCTCCCAGCTGATCACCGCGGAGGCCTCCGCCACCGGGGCCACCACGGGCACGGTCACCTGGTGGAGCAGGCGCTCCGGGCAGTGGGTGGCGGCCGGTTCCGCACCCGCCCGCTTCGGGGCCAACGGGCTGGCCGAGGGCGCCACGCGCAAGCAGGGCACGAACACCACGCCCACCGGGCTCTACGGACTGCCGTACGCCTTCGGGGTGGCGGCGGCCCCGCCCGGTACCCGCTACCCCTACCGCCGGGTCCACAACGGGTCCTGGTGGTGCCAGGACAACGCGGCGCGGGCGTACAACCGGTGGGTGGAGCCGCGGCCCGCCGACTGCCGCGCCTCCGAGGCCGAGCACCTGATCACGTATCCGGCGCAGTACGCCCGTGCGCTGCTCGTCGGCTTCAACTACGAACGTCCGGTGCGCGGGCGCGGAGCCGGAATCTTTCTGCACGTCAACGGGCGCGGTGCGACCGCCGGTTGCGTCTCCGTACCGGCGGCCGCGATGGACCGGATCCTGGCCTGGGCCGATCCCGCCCGTCATCCGCACCTCGCGATCGGGACCCGTTCCGGCCCGACCGCGATCACCCGCTACTGA
- a CDS encoding acetylornithine transaminase produces the protein MTNAELSQRWQTALMDNYGTPKLSLVRGEGAQVWDADGTRYLDFVGGIAVNALGHAHPAIVEAVSAQIASLGHVSNLFIAEPPVALAERLLQLFGRTGKVYFSNSGAEANEAAFKIGRLTGRTHMVATDGGFHGRTMGALALTGQPKKREPFVPLPGDVTHVPYGDAEALRAAVTTETALLIIEPVQGENGVVVPPKGYLEAAREITRATGTLLVLDEVQTGIGRCGTWFEHQQHQGVEPDLVTLAKGLGGGLPIGATVAFGAAAELLSPGQHGTTFGGNPVACAAGLAVLDTLAADGALDNVKRLGERIREGVEGLGHPLVSHVRGSGLLLGIVLTEPLAPQVQQAAQGAGLLVNAPAPDVVRLMPPLIIGDAEVDTFLRALPGVLDAAHGRSGE, from the coding sequence ATGACCAACGCCGAGCTCTCGCAGCGCTGGCAGACCGCGCTGATGGACAACTACGGCACCCCGAAGCTGTCCCTCGTCCGCGGCGAGGGCGCCCAGGTGTGGGACGCCGACGGCACCCGGTACCTCGACTTCGTCGGCGGCATCGCGGTGAACGCGCTGGGCCACGCCCACCCCGCGATCGTCGAGGCGGTCTCCGCCCAGATCGCCTCCCTCGGCCACGTCTCCAACCTCTTCATCGCCGAACCGCCCGTCGCGCTCGCCGAGCGGCTGCTCCAGCTCTTCGGCCGCACCGGGAAGGTCTACTTCTCCAACTCGGGCGCCGAGGCCAACGAGGCCGCGTTCAAGATCGGCCGGCTGACCGGGCGTACCCACATGGTCGCCACCGACGGCGGCTTCCACGGCCGGACGATGGGCGCCCTGGCGCTCACCGGACAGCCCAAGAAGCGCGAGCCGTTCGTCCCGCTGCCCGGCGACGTCACGCACGTCCCGTACGGGGACGCCGAGGCGCTGCGGGCCGCGGTGACCACCGAGACCGCGCTGCTGATCATCGAGCCGGTCCAGGGCGAGAACGGCGTCGTCGTCCCGCCCAAGGGCTACCTGGAGGCGGCCCGGGAGATCACCCGGGCCACCGGCACCCTGCTGGTCCTGGACGAGGTGCAGACGGGCATCGGCCGGTGCGGCACCTGGTTCGAGCACCAGCAGCACCAGGGCGTGGAGCCCGACCTCGTCACGCTCGCCAAGGGGCTCGGCGGCGGACTGCCGATCGGCGCCACCGTGGCGTTCGGCGCGGCCGCGGAGCTGCTGTCGCCCGGCCAGCACGGCACGACGTTCGGCGGCAACCCGGTCGCCTGCGCCGCCGGACTCGCGGTCCTGGACACCCTGGCCGCCGATGGCGCGCTGGACAACGTGAAGCGGCTCGGCGAGCGGATCCGCGAGGGCGTGGAGGGACTGGGACACCCCCTGGTCTCCCATGTCCGGGGCTCCGGGCTGCTGCTGGGTATCGTGCTCACCGAGCCCCTCGCACCCCAGGTGCAGCAGGCGGCTCAGGGAGCCGGACTCCTGGTGAACGCACCCGCACCCGATGTCGTACGGCTGATGCCGCCCCTGATCATCGGTGACGCGGAGGTGGACACGTTCCTCCGGGCACTTCCCGGCGTACTCGACGCGGCACACGGACGATCCGGAGAATGA